Below is a window of Candidatus Hydrogenedentota bacterium DNA.
GGAGCTGCTCGACCCGGACGGCGGCGAGACCTTCCAGGTACCGGCGGGCCTGCGCATCCGCGGCGGCTGGAGCCGCCGGGGCGACAACCCGAAGCACGCGTTCCGGATCTATTTCCGGAGCGATTACGGCATGTCGCGGCTTCGCTTCCCGCTCTTTGGCGACGAAGGGGCGAGCAACTTCGACAAGCTGGGCCTGCGCACGGATTCGGACTACTCCTGGAACCTGGGCGATGCCGATGGCAAGGGCCTGGGCGACCTGAACACGATGGCGCGGGAGGTGTTTTCCCGCGACTCGCAGCGGGACATGGGGCAGCCCTACACGCGGAGCCGCTACTACCACGTGTATCTGAACGGCGTGTACTGGGGCGTCTACCAGTCGCAAGAGCGCACGGAAGCGGAATACGGCCAGGTCTATTTCGGCGGCGAAGAGGAAGACTACGACGCGATCCGGCGGAACAGCGTGGTGGCGGACGGCAATGACACCGCGTGGCGGGCGTTCTGGGAGGCGGCGATGGAGGGCTTCGAGACGGACGCCAACTACTACCGTGTTCAGGGGAAGGAGCCGGACGGATCGGACAGCCTGCTGCACCCGAAATATCTGAATCAGGAAAACCTGATCACGTATATGCTTATTCATTACTACACGGGCAACTTCGATTCGGCGGTGTCGTGGTGGTTCGACGGGACGGACGCGATGGGGAACTTCGTTCGGGACACGGGCGCCAACAACATCTGGATGTTGTACAACCGGGTGAACCCGGACGGGTTCTACTTCTTCTCGTTTGATTCGGAGCACAGCCTTCTGGCGCACCTGGCGGACGACCCGCGGTATCCGTTTGAGCAGCTGGGCGCGTCGGTGGACCGGACGGGCCCGTACGAACACCCCAACCTTTACACCCTCCGCCATTTTAATCCCCAGACGCTGCACCAGCAGCTTGTGGCGCACCCGGAATACCGGATGGCGTTCGCGGACGCGGCGCACAAGCACTTTTTCAACGATGGCGCGCTTACGCCGGCGAAGGCGACGGCGCGTTTTGAAAAGCGCCTGGAGGAGCTGGATCTGGCGATCATTTCGGAGTCCGCGCGGTGGGGCGACGCCACGCTGGACCCATCGGAACCGCCGCGCACGCGAAACGGGCACTGGCGCCCGGCGGTGGACGACGTGGTGGATCGTTTCTTCCCGACGCGGACGGCGGTGGTGCTTGGCCAGCTCCGGGCCCGCGGCTGGTACCCGCAGTTGAGCGCGCCGCGCCTGTTTATCAACGGTTCTCCGCGGCACGGGGGCGAAATTGCGGCGGGCGACAGCCTGACGATCCAGCACACCAATGGTTCGGGCACGGTTTACTACACGCTGGACGGGCCGGATCCCCGTCTGCCGCACTTCCTGGACCCCAACAATGGCCCGCAGGGGGAGGTGGCCCCCGGTGCGAGCATGTATACCGGCGCGATCACGCTGGACGGGACCACGACCGTGAAGGCGCGGGTCCTGAACAATGGCGTGTGGAGCGCGCTGACGCATGCGGTCTATTCGCCGGCTTCGGTGCGGGATTCGATCCGCATCACGGAGATCATGTATCACCCGATGGACGCTCCGGCGGGGAACCCCGACGCGGAGTTCATCGAACTGCGGAATATCGGGGATACCGAGGTGGATTTGACCGGCGTGGCCTTCACGGCGGGTGTAAGTTTCACCTTCCCCTCGATTAGCCTGGCGCCCGGCGCGTATATCGTGGTGGTCCTGAACACGGCGGCGTTCGAAAGCGTTTACGGCCCGGGCATCAACGTGGCGGGCGAGTTTGGTGGCCGCCTGAGCAATGGAGGCGAGCGGATCGTATTGGAGGATGCGCTGGGCAATGTGATCCACCAGTTCCGCTACCGCGATGACTGGCACCGCGTGACCGACGGGGAGGGCCACACGCTGACGATCGTGGATACGGGCCTCGATCCGATTACGGGCTGGAGCGATCCGTCGAACTGGCGTCCGAGCAGCCTGAGCGGCGGGACGCCGGGGAGCGGCGACGATGGGAATGTGCCCTCGGCGGACTCGATTGTCATTAATGAGTTGCTGGCCCACTCCCACGCCGATTCGCCGGACTGGGTGGAGCTGTACAACACGTCGGGCGCGGCGATCGACGTGAGCGGCTGGTACTTGAGCGACAGCGCGAGCCAGTTGCAGAAGTACGTGATTCCCGCGGGCACGATCATCCCGGCCATGGGCTATCTCTTGTTCTACGAGGATCTGCACTTTGGCAATCCGGAGAATCCCGACGCGCTGATCCCGTTCGCGTTCAGTTCCTACGGCGAGGCGGTCTACCTGAGTTCGGGTTCGGACGGCATGTTGACCGGGTACCGGACGGGCGAGGACTTCGGCGCATCGGAGACGGGCGTGTCCTTCGGCCGCTACGTGACCAGCGAGGGCGACGCGAAGTTTGTGTCCATGAGCGTAAGCACGCCGGGCGCGGCCAATGCGCCGCCGCGCCTCGGCACGGTGATTATGACCGAGATCATGTACAACCCGCCGTCCGGCAACCAGGAGGAGGAATACATTGAGCTGTACAACACCACGTCCGTTTCCATCAATCTGGGCGGGCGGAACACCGTGCCGTGGCGCTTCACCAACGGGATAGAGTACAGCTTCCCGTCCGGGACGCTCATCCCCGCGAACGGGTACCTAATCGTGGCGCGCAACCCGGAGGCATTCAGCGCGGCGTACACGGCGCCGGCGGGGGTGGCGGTGCTCGGCCCCTACGGCGGGCGGCTGGACAACGCGGGCGAGGGCGTGGAGCTTTCGAAGCCGGCATCGCCCGAGGAGGGCGTGGAGCAGGTCTTCTTCCGCGAGGACCATGTTCGCTACTATCCGACGGCTCCCTGGCCGCCGAGCGCGAACGGCGGCGGAGACGCCCTGCGGCGGGTGAGTACGATAGCTTTCGGCAACGATCCGGCGAGTTGGACCGCGGGGTCCCCGACCCCCGGCGCGCCGTAGCGGAACGTGGACTTGGACGCGAGCATGTTTCGGCGACGACGGCATACGCACCACGGCGATCACCCGCCGGCGGTGTCCCAGCGCTTCGAGGCGAAGTATATCATTCGCGCGAGCGACGCCCTGGCGATCCGCGAGCACCTGCGGCCGTTCATGGATCCCGATCCGAACGGCCAGGAGTACCCGGTGACGAGCATCTACCTGGATTCGCCGGATCTCAACATGTACTGGAGTTCCTCGCGGGGCGAGGAGCGGCGCCAGAAGCTGCGGATCCGGACCTATGCCCGTGGCAACGGCCACGCGTGCTATTTCGAGGTGAAGCGCCGGTACAACCAGATCGTGAAGAAGGATCGCGCGGTGGTGCACGCGAAGTTCGCCGACGCCCTGGCGCACGGCTCCCCCATCACGCCGGACATGCTGCTCTACCCCGAGCGCGATTTGGAGAACCTGTATCATTTTCACGACCTCCGGGAGCGGCTGGACGCGACGCCGCGGGTGGTGGTTCGCTACCTGCGGGAGGCGTGGATCGGGAAGATGGACGAGCCCTTGCGAATTACGTTTGATCGCCATATTACCTGCCTGCCGAGCGATCGCTACGATCCGCCGGCTTGGGAGGCGTCGCCCTACTGGTTCGAGGCGCCGGGCGAGCCGATGGTGCTGGAAGTGAAGTTTACGGACGCGTTCCCAATCTGGGTGGAGGACATGATCCGGCGGCTCGACCTGCTGCGGGATTCCTTCGCGAAGTACGTGGTTTGCGTGGACGGGCTCCAGCGCGAGGGCGTGGGCGTTCGCGGGCGTCTGGAGGCGTACACCTGATGGATACCGTGGCGCAAATGGCGGCGGCGTCCGCGCCCGGCCAGCTCCCGCTGGAACAGGCGTTGCTCGGGCTGCTGCTGGCGTTTATCCTGGGCCAGGTGGCGGCGTGGGCGTATATGTACACGCACACGGGGCTGTCGTATTCGAGCGCGTTCGTGCAGTCGATTATCCTGCTGACGGTGCTGATCTCATTGGCGATGATGGTTATCGGGAGCAATATCGTGATCGCGTTTGGCCTGATTGGCGCGCTCGCGGTGATCCGTTTCCGCAATATCCTCAAGGACACGCGGGACACGGCGTTTATCTTCTTCGCGCTGGTTATCGGCATGGCGACGGGGACGGGCAGCGCGCACCTGGCGATCCTGGGCACGGCCGTGTTTTGCCTGTTGCTCTTTTACCTGCGCTGGACGCATTTCGGGAACCTGAGCCTCGGCGACGGCTTTGTGCGCATCCACCTGGACACGGCGCAGTGCCGGCGGGAGGCGGCGCAGTCGATTCTGGATCGGTACTGCCGCAGCACGCACCTGGTTTCGCAACGATTTCAGGAGAGCGGCCAGGGCGAACTGGCGTACCGGCTTATCATGCGGGATCCGGACCGCGCGGATGACATGGTGGGCGAATTGAAACACGTGACGGGCATCACCCATGTGACATTTGTATTGCACGAGGAGCAGGCGCAGGTATGAGCGGCGACGAACGGCCCATACGCACCCCGTTTTCGCGCCTGCTGCTGCTGTGGCGTCAGCGCTACCTGCCGGTGGCGATCTGGGGCCTTGCCATAATCGCGACGGTGGCGCTATTCCAGCGGCAGCCGGTTTATGTCAACGCCATCGGCGTGGCGGAGGCGCCGACGACCTTTGTCGC
It encodes the following:
- a CDS encoding polyphosphate polymerase domain-containing protein encodes the protein MFRRRRHTHHGDHPPAVSQRFEAKYIIRASDALAIREHLRPFMDPDPNGQEYPVTSIYLDSPDLNMYWSSSRGEERRQKLRIRTYARGNGHACYFEVKRRYNQIVKKDRAVVHAKFADALAHGSPITPDMLLYPERDLENLYHFHDLRERLDATPRVVVRYLREAWIGKMDEPLRITFDRHITCLPSDRYDPPAWEASPYWFEAPGEPMVLEVKFTDAFPIWVEDMIRRLDLLRDSFAKYVVCVDGLQREGVGVRGRLEAYT
- a CDS encoding lamin tail domain-containing protein, with product MGYLLFYEDLHFGNPENPDALIPFAFSSYGEAVYLSSGSDGMLTGYRTGEDFGASETGVSFGRYVTSEGDAKFVSMSVSTPGAANAPPRLGTVIMTEIMYNPPSGNQEEEYIELYNTTSVSINLGGRNTVPWRFTNGIEYSFPSGTLIPANGYLIVARNPEAFSAAYTAPAGVAVLGPYGGRLDNAGEGVELSKPASPEEGVEQVFFREDHVRYYPTAPWPPSANGGGDALRRVSTIAFGNDPASWTAGSPTPGAP
- a CDS encoding DUF4956 domain-containing protein, coding for MDTVAQMAAASAPGQLPLEQALLGLLLAFILGQVAAWAYMYTHTGLSYSSAFVQSIILLTVLISLAMMVIGSNIVIAFGLIGALAVIRFRNILKDTRDTAFIFFALVIGMATGTGSAHLAILGTAVFCLLLFYLRWTHFGNLSLGDGFVRIHLDTAQCRREAAQSILDRYCRSTHLVSQRFQESGQGELAYRLIMRDPDRADDMVGELKHVTGITHVTFVLHEEQAQV